In a single window of the Littorina saxatilis isolate snail1 linkage group LG3, US_GU_Lsax_2.0, whole genome shotgun sequence genome:
- the LOC138961305 gene encoding acid-sensing ion channel 1A-like, which produces MDGQSNAPEKRESVLGGQDNDKKEGGRSVGGLLKGFAEQTSMHGVARVAATDHHVVWRVLWLTLVLPAGGWAVYNVYQILTLFSTYPVSTVVSVQYQTKVDFPAVTLCNLNTLRRSQYLENADFLGLRSDLSNGEVNTIGGALDFEEEQFQLNKIKEFLRKLPPEELHLTGHQISDMLLMCDFAGIPCHSE; this is translated from the exons ATGGATGGACAATCAAACGCACCtgaaaagagagaaagtgtCTTGGGCGGACAAGATAATGACAAGAAGGAGGGGGGTAGAAGCGTGGGAGGGTTGCTGAAAGGCTTCGCGGAGCAGACGTCGATGCATGGTGTGGCCAGAGTGGCGGCGACTGACCATCACGTGGTGTGGCGAGTCCTGTGGCTGACCCTCGTGCTCCCTGCTGGGG GCTGGGCAGTGTACAACGTGTACCAGATCCTGACCCTGTTCTCCACCTATCCCGTGTCCACTGTGGTCAGCGTCCAGTACCAGACGAAGGTGGACTTCCCTGCGGTCACCCTCTGCAACCTAAACACGCTGCGCCGATCACAGTACCTCGAGAACGCCGACTTCCTCGGACTCCGCTCGGACTTGTCG AATGGCGAGGTGAACACAATCGGCGGTGCCCTGGACTTTGAAGAGGAACAGTTCCAGCTGAACAAGATCAAGGAGTTCCTGAGGAAGCTGCCGCCAGAGGAGCTTCATCTGACCGGTCACCAGATCAGTGACATGCTGCTCATGTGTGACTTTGCTGGCATCCCCTGTCACTCGGAGTAa